A section of the Drosophila subobscura isolate 14011-0131.10 chromosome A, UCBerk_Dsub_1.0, whole genome shotgun sequence genome encodes:
- the LOC117892238 gene encoding nose resistant to fluoxetine protein 6-like has translation MITPLLVCFLALVGASSTVSFEFHSTHMDTDHFAGTEHYMATSRLRRLVIEFIDYYQNITLSDLNLYQNSFVPTAQDLQCLEDLLLLIQELSSGRIWPLRMIDSWGSLPSGILYGNMWDLGHYDECLNVDHAVSTSHSVRGKYCFAKVSLASSISSLLSIKTAVCFPASCSAAHMDTMLRRLFEKLLNVEISTDLQFVDENTCRSAEKKPYDGLTIFTIVVLSVLCALMVLSTLYDYLFIEDQKQFSPLVKAFSARANSRVLFRIVDTKSNPNIIDCLHGMRCLSFIWVVYGHDYLVASMGPNMNYVDMLTWFNSAFRMLITQGIYAVDTFFFLSGLLLVLIVLRVMERTKGKLNIPMMYLNRYLRLTPVLALAIPMYMKILPLLGDGPLYGSVSVDDYASCSDSWYLTLLYVQNYAAESICVSHSWYLAVDMQLYIIAPFLLISLYKWGRKGAAGIFVLMLLLASCLFSMMVINKISMSSPSTNPMKKIYYSTHTRASPYLIGILFGYFLYINRVKPYKLSRPAVFVGWLVSLALIFTCIFAVYGKQSDSYSILEEAFNLTLTRIAWPLGLCWVVFACMHGYGGLANSFLSSPLWQPLSKLSYSAYIFHMFIESFNGGITRTNTYFSDYQMMLRFWSDFGFTLLLAFLMYILIEAPFGNLQSHLLQTRKSSSKSEGDAQLRTTVFEGPTNESAPGPTKEETPATCHIQE, from the exons ATGATTACCCCCCTACTGGTGTGTTTTTTGGCGCTCGTCGGCGCAAGCTCCACCGTCAGCTTTGAGTTTCATTCCACACACATGGATACAGATCACTTTGCGGGCACCGAACATTATATGGCCACATCCAGACTTCGACGTTTGGTGATTGAGTTTATAGACTACTACCAGAATATTACGCTATCGGATCTGAACCTGTATCAAAATTCATTTGTGCCCACGGCTCAGGATCTGCAGTGCTTGGAAGATCTGTTACTCTTAATTCAGGAATTGTCCTCGGGTAGAATCTGGCCACTTAGGA TGATTGACTCGTGGGGTTCGTTGCCTTCGGGAATACTCTATGGCAACATGTGGGATCTGGGACACTACGACGAGTGTCTCAACGTTGATCACGCTGTCTCCACAAGTCACAGCGTCCGGGGAAAGTACTGCTTTGCCAAGGTCTCGCTCGCCTCGAGCATTTCGTCCCTACTCAGCATAAAGACAGCGGTCTGCTTTCCTGCATCCTGCTCAGCTGCTCACATGGACACAATGCTGCGACGGCTGTTCGAGAAGTTGCTTAACGTGGAGATTAGTACGGACCTGCAGTTTGTGGATGAGAACACGTGCAGGAGTGCCGAGAAGAAGCCCTATGATGGCCTCACCATATTCACCAT AGTTGTGCTATCGGTTTTGTGTGCTTTGATGGTCCTATCCACGTTGTATGACTATTTATTCATTGAGGATCAGA AACAATTTTCACCGCTCGTCAAGGCCTTCTCGGCGCGTGCGAACTCGCGTGTACTCTTCCGGATTGTAGACACCAAGTCAAACCCCAATATTATTGACTGTCTTCACGGAATGCGTTGCCTGTCGTTCATCTGGGTGGTATACGGACATGACTATCTGGTGGCTTCCATGGGGCCCAATATGAACTATGTCGACATGTTAACG TGGTTTAACTCGGCATTCCGCATGTTGATAACGCAGGGTATATACGCGGTGGATACTTTCTTCTTCTTGAGTGGCTTATTGCTGGTGCTGATTGTCTTACGCGTCATGGAAAG GACAAAAGGAAAGCTCAATATACCCATGATGTATCTCAATCGCTATCTGCGCCTAACGCCCGTCTTGGCGTTGGCTATTCCTATGTACATGAAAATCTTGCCCCTTCTGGGAGACGGGCCACTGTATGGATCCGTTTCAGTTGATGACTAtgccagctgcagcgactctTGGTACTTAACACTCCTATATGTGCAGAATTATGCTGCAGAATCAATC TGTGTGTCCCATTCCTGGTATCTGGCAGTGGACATGCAACTATACATCATTGCCCCCTTTCTGTTGATTTCTCTGTACAAGTGGGGAAGAAAGGGAGCGGCCGGAATCTTTGTACTAATGCTTCTGCTGGCTTCCTGTCTTTTTAGCATGATGGTGataaacaaaatatcaat GTCCTCTCCGAGTACTAATCCAATGAAAAAGATCTActactccacacacactcgagccTCACCATATTTAATTGGCATCCTCTTCGGGTACTTCCTGTACATAAACCGTGTCAAGCCGTATAAATTAAGCCGTCCTGCTGTCTTCGTGGGCTGGCTGGTGAGCCTGGCTCTCATTTTCACCTGCATATTTGCGGTTTATGGTAAACAATCTGACTCGTATTCTATCTTGGAAGAAGCCTTCAACCTGACACTGACACGCATTGCGTGGCCCCTGGGGCTGTGCTGGGTGGTATTCGCCTGTATGCACGGCTATGGAGGCCTGGCCAACAGCTTCCTCTCGTCGCCACTGTGGCAGCCTCTGTCGAAACTTTCCTACTCCGCCTACATCTTTCACATGTTTATCGAGAGCTTCAACGGCGGCATCACGCGTACCAACACATACTTCAGTGATTACCAAATG ATGCTTCGTTTCTGGTCTGACTTTGGCTTCActctgctgcttgcttttcTTATGTACATCCTAATCGAGGCACCCTTCGGTAACCTGCAAAGTCATTTGCTACAGACTCGCAAATCTAGCTCGAAAAGTGAAGGGGATGCTCAGTTGAGAACTACAGTCTTTGAAGGACCAACGAACGAGTCGGCTCCTGGTCCGACTAAAGAAGAGACGCCAGCTACCTGCCACATACAGGAGTAG